From the Archangium lipolyticum genome, one window contains:
- a CDS encoding peptidase domain-containing ABC transporter encodes MRTEPARHPGLTERFPAFRNLHVRGRERRIPLVRQLSEIECGAACLAMVLGYHGKPVRLEEVRQAMGAARDGVSALDILRTARSFGLRGRGVSVDEDALTYLPAGTILHWQFSHFVVFEKLGRDGVHLLDPGHGRRKVSLERFRQSFTGVALLLEPGENFETGKKPRPRSAARYALQVLQHSHVLQRILVVSLILQLFALAVPALTGLIIDRVVPKGDRHLLLVVGLGFMSLAGFQLLTSLIRSHLLLELRTRMDSSMTLGFLEHLVGLSYAFFQVRAAGDLMQRLNSNATVREILSSSTLSALLDGALVIIYLVLLFVVSPIMALIVLGLGALQILVLLLSTRRQRALMSENLEVEAKNQSYQIEMLTGIQTLKAFGVEHQAVQRFSENFVNVLNVSLKRGRLMAWVDALTGTLRLVAPLVLLTAGALLVLEGKMSLGTMMGLNALAGALLVPLGNMVTTGSQLQLLRSYIERIDDVLDTPPERDASKPSRTVKLKGGIELDRVSFRYSGTSPLVVQDVSVRIEPGQSVAIVGRSGAGKTTLANLLLGLYLPSSGRVLFDGEDLTELDLHSVRAQMGVVPQEPTFFSSTLRGNIAITDPATPLEPIIEASRLAQLHDDIMAMPMGYDTPLVDRGASLSGGQRQRLALARALMQKPAVLLLDEATSSLDAITESRVQQSLASLQGTRVIIAHRLSTVVDADLILVMDQGHLVEAGKHQELLLRGGIYAELVRAQMRSSSRVE; translated from the coding sequence ATGAGGACTGAACCCGCCCGGCATCCGGGTCTCACCGAGCGGTTCCCCGCGTTCCGCAACCTGCACGTGAGGGGCCGCGAGCGCCGCATCCCCCTGGTGCGCCAGCTCTCGGAGATCGAGTGTGGCGCCGCCTGTCTGGCCATGGTGCTCGGCTACCACGGAAAGCCGGTGCGGCTGGAGGAGGTCCGTCAGGCCATGGGCGCGGCGCGCGATGGAGTCTCCGCGCTGGACATCCTGCGCACGGCCCGCTCCTTCGGGCTGCGCGGGCGGGGGGTCTCCGTGGACGAGGACGCGCTGACGTACCTGCCGGCCGGCACCATCCTCCACTGGCAGTTCTCGCACTTCGTCGTCTTCGAGAAGCTGGGGCGGGACGGTGTCCACCTGTTGGATCCGGGCCACGGCCGGCGCAAGGTGTCCCTGGAGCGGTTCCGCCAGTCCTTCACCGGCGTGGCGCTGCTGCTCGAGCCGGGCGAGAACTTCGAGACGGGCAAGAAGCCCCGTCCCCGCTCCGCCGCGAGGTACGCGCTGCAGGTGCTCCAGCACTCGCACGTCCTCCAGCGCATCCTGGTGGTCTCGCTCATCCTTCAGCTCTTCGCGCTGGCGGTGCCCGCGCTGACGGGGCTGATCATCGATCGCGTGGTGCCCAAGGGCGACAGGCACCTGTTGCTGGTGGTGGGCCTGGGCTTCATGTCGCTGGCCGGCTTCCAGCTCCTCACCTCGCTCATCCGCAGCCACCTGCTGCTCGAGCTGCGCACGCGCATGGACTCGAGCATGACGCTGGGCTTCCTGGAGCACCTGGTGGGCCTGTCCTACGCCTTCTTCCAGGTGCGCGCGGCGGGCGATCTGATGCAGCGGCTCAACAGCAACGCCACGGTGCGGGAGATCCTCTCCTCCAGCACGCTCTCCGCCCTGCTGGATGGCGCCCTGGTGATCATCTACCTGGTGCTGTTGTTCGTGGTGAGCCCGATCATGGCGCTCATCGTGCTGGGGTTGGGAGCCCTGCAGATCCTCGTCCTCCTGCTGTCCACACGGCGCCAACGCGCGTTGATGTCGGAGAACCTGGAGGTGGAGGCGAAGAACCAGAGCTACCAGATCGAGATGCTCACCGGCATCCAGACGCTGAAGGCGTTCGGCGTGGAGCACCAGGCGGTGCAGCGCTTCTCGGAGAACTTCGTCAACGTGCTCAACGTGTCGCTGAAGCGGGGCCGGCTGATGGCCTGGGTGGACGCGCTCACGGGCACGCTGAGGCTGGTGGCGCCGCTGGTACTGCTCACCGCCGGAGCGCTGCTGGTGCTGGAGGGGAAGATGTCGCTGGGCACCATGATGGGGCTCAACGCGCTCGCCGGGGCGCTGCTGGTGCCGCTGGGCAACATGGTCACCACGGGCTCGCAGCTTCAACTGCTGCGCAGCTACATCGAGCGCATCGACGACGTGCTGGACACGCCGCCCGAGCGCGACGCATCCAAGCCCAGCCGCACGGTGAAGCTGAAGGGCGGCATCGAGCTGGACCGGGTGTCCTTCCGCTACTCGGGCACGTCCCCGCTGGTGGTGCAGGACGTGTCCGTGCGCATCGAGCCCGGCCAGTCCGTGGCGATCGTCGGCCGCTCGGGCGCCGGCAAGACGACGCTGGCCAACCTGCTGCTCGGTCTGTACCTGCCCTCCTCGGGACGCGTCCTCTTCGACGGGGAGGATCTCACGGAGCTGGACCTGCACTCGGTGCGCGCCCAGATGGGCGTGGTGCCCCAGGAGCCGACCTTCTTCAGCTCCACGCTGCGCGGCAACATCGCCATCACCGACCCGGCCACCCCCCTGGAGCCCATCATCGAGGCCTCCCGGCTGGCCCAGCTCCACGACGACATCATGGCCATGCCCATGGGATACGACACGCCGCTGGTGGACCGCGGCGCTTCGCTCTCGGGAGGCCAGCGGCAACGGCTGGCACTGGCTCGGGCGTTGATGCAGAAGCCGGCGGTGTTGCTGCTGGACGAGGCCACCAGCTCCCTCGATGCCATCACCGAGAGCCGGGTGCAGCAGTCGCTCGCCTCGCTC
- a CDS encoding efflux RND transporter periplasmic adaptor subunit, with protein sequence MEATQRTRIFREEALRHHEGSQDEGDILRISPKWTRWTYWLLLALIAAAALYSLLGTIPEYASGPAMVKVEGRSELTVEAPGIVASVDVQPGQRVEAGQPLVSFLSREETSTLERIQREFELQLVRVLQNPSDEAARQALTSLRAERELAQARQQARTLRAPQAGVVSTLKVRKGQYVNPGESVVSVTGDQVNVTLVALLPGGYRPRLEPGKPLRVELNGFSHQYQTFTIESVGDQVVGPNEVRRYLGADSGDAVQLAGPMVVVKARVPQTTFTIKGKTFNYFDGMLAQADARVRTERILVTLIPGLKGALGHED encoded by the coding sequence ATGGAAGCCACTCAACGCACGCGCATCTTCCGGGAGGAAGCCCTGCGCCACCACGAAGGCTCCCAGGACGAAGGGGACATCCTCCGCATCTCTCCGAAGTGGACGCGGTGGACGTACTGGCTGCTGCTCGCCCTGATCGCCGCCGCGGCCCTCTATTCGCTGCTCGGCACCATCCCCGAATACGCCTCCGGCCCCGCCATGGTGAAGGTCGAGGGCCGGAGCGAGCTCACCGTCGAGGCGCCCGGAATCGTCGCCTCGGTGGACGTGCAACCCGGGCAGCGGGTGGAGGCGGGGCAGCCGCTGGTGAGCTTCCTCTCGCGGGAGGAGACGTCCACGTTGGAGCGCATCCAGCGCGAGTTCGAGCTTCAGCTCGTCCGGGTGCTTCAGAACCCCTCGGACGAGGCGGCACGCCAGGCACTCACCTCGCTGCGCGCCGAGCGGGAACTGGCACAGGCCCGGCAGCAGGCCCGCACGCTGCGGGCGCCGCAGGCCGGAGTCGTGAGCACGCTGAAGGTGCGCAAGGGCCAGTACGTCAACCCGGGAGAGAGCGTGGTCTCCGTCACGGGGGACCAGGTGAACGTGACGCTGGTGGCGCTGCTGCCCGGCGGCTACCGGCCGAGGCTCGAGCCGGGCAAGCCGCTGCGCGTGGAGCTCAACGGCTTCAGCCACCAGTACCAGACGTTCACCATCGAGTCCGTGGGAGACCAGGTCGTCGGACCCAACGAGGTGCGCCGCTACCTGGGGGCGGACAGCGGGGATGCCGTCCAGCTGGCGGGCCCCATGGTGGTGGTGAAGGCGCGAGTGCCGCAGACCACGTTCACCATCAAGGGAAAGACGTTCAACTACTTCGACGGGATGCTGGCCCAGGCCGACGCCCGCGTGCGCACGGAGCGCATCCTCGTCACGCTGATTCCGGGGCTGAAGGGAGCATTGGGACATGAGGACTGA
- a CDS encoding efflux RND transporter periplasmic adaptor subunit, translating to MAPALANPDSRGNGPTPALVVDGGAASRSGNEEPFLGVVIPHDTVDVSSRFDSRLEEVVVEVGQSVREGQVLARLDTRALQQELAAAQATLQGSRAEEHAAALALSEARARKRRYFTPRSLQLGVYSKEELDKVRYEESTAEARLQAARAQTLQRQAQLTELKQNLDDATLVAPFDGVVAARLVGPGTRLAAGQPVLRLLGNGEWKVRFAVPEEEARGLQPGATVELKVLQRGGLTLMGAVESIAPEVDAAARLVFATATFSQPPPSEVSTGQVVHVRSGPTQQLGGRGTGGSAPTGATP from the coding sequence ATGGCGCCTGCTCTCGCGAACCCCGACTCGAGAGGGAACGGCCCGACGCCCGCCCTGGTGGTGGACGGCGGTGCCGCTTCCCGCTCGGGAAATGAGGAGCCCTTCCTGGGCGTCGTCATTCCCCATGACACCGTGGACGTGAGCTCCCGCTTCGACTCGCGGCTGGAAGAGGTGGTCGTCGAGGTGGGCCAGTCCGTCCGCGAGGGGCAGGTGCTGGCGCGGCTCGACACGCGCGCGCTCCAGCAGGAGCTGGCGGCGGCCCAGGCCACCCTCCAGGGCTCGCGCGCGGAGGAGCACGCCGCCGCCCTCGCCCTGTCCGAGGCCCGCGCCAGGAAGCGCCGCTACTTCACCCCGCGCTCGCTGCAGCTGGGCGTCTATTCGAAGGAGGAGCTGGACAAGGTCCGCTACGAGGAGAGCACCGCCGAGGCCCGCTTGCAGGCCGCCCGGGCCCAGACGCTCCAGCGCCAGGCCCAGCTGACCGAGCTGAAGCAGAACCTGGACGACGCCACGCTCGTGGCGCCCTTCGATGGCGTGGTGGCCGCCCGGCTCGTCGGTCCCGGCACGCGCCTCGCGGCGGGACAGCCCGTGCTCCGGCTGCTCGGCAACGGCGAGTGGAAGGTGCGCTTCGCCGTCCCCGAGGAGGAGGCGCGCGGGCTCCAGCCGGGCGCGACCGTGGAGCTGAAGGTCCTCCAGCGCGGTGGCCTCACGCTCATGGGAGCCGTGGAGAGCATCGCGCCCGAGGTGGACGCCGCGGCCCGCCTGGTCTTCGCCACCGCCACCTTCAGCCAGCCACCGCCGTCCGAGGTCTCCACGGGCCAGGTCGTCCACGTCCGCTCGGGTCCCACGCAGCAGCTGGGTGGGAGGGGCACGGGCGGCTCCGCGCCGACGGGAGCAACGCCTTGA
- a CDS encoding RNA polymerase sigma factor has protein sequence MLRRAPAVLCMVRHMDAEAQPLPGAVKRSPRFATTRWSLILAARLGGTPEAREALTALCELYWYPLYAFVRRRGHAADEAFDLTQGFFARLLEKNDLAVVDRQRGRFRSWLRTALEHYLANEWDRARAGKRGGGQSPVSIDSEEAEGLYGRELSHGLTPEKLFERRWALALLERVVVLLRAEWEQGGKGKLFEKLKGCLTGDKGDTSYQHIASEVGMSEGAVKVAVHRLRRRFRELLESEIAQTVERHQDIEEELRHLFAALS, from the coding sequence ATGCTCCGGCGTGCTCCCGCGGTGCTGTGTATGGTCCGGCACATGGATGCCGAAGCACAGCCCTTGCCGGGAGCCGTCAAGCGAAGCCCCCGGTTCGCGACGACCCGCTGGAGTCTCATCCTCGCCGCGCGCCTGGGAGGAACGCCGGAGGCTCGCGAGGCGCTGACCGCGCTGTGTGAGCTCTATTGGTATCCCCTCTATGCCTTCGTCCGGCGCCGGGGCCACGCGGCCGACGAGGCTTTCGACCTGACACAGGGCTTCTTCGCGCGATTGTTGGAGAAGAATGACCTGGCCGTGGTGGACCGGCAGCGGGGCCGCTTCCGGTCCTGGCTGCGCACCGCGCTCGAACACTATCTGGCCAACGAATGGGACCGGGCGCGGGCGGGGAAGCGCGGGGGAGGGCAGTCCCCCGTATCCATCGACAGCGAGGAGGCCGAGGGACTCTATGGCCGGGAGCTGTCACACGGGCTGACGCCCGAGAAGCTCTTCGAGCGCCGCTGGGCGCTGGCCCTGCTGGAGCGGGTGGTGGTCCTGCTGCGCGCCGAGTGGGAGCAGGGTGGCAAGGGGAAGCTCTTCGAGAAGTTGAAGGGCTGCCTCACGGGAGACAAGGGAGACACCTCGTACCAGCACATCGCCAGCGAGGTGGGGATGAGCGAGGGGGCGGTGAAGGTGGCGGTGCACCGGTTGCGCCGCCGCTTCCGCGAGCTGCTCGAGAGTGAGATCGCCCAGACCGTCGAGCGGCACCAGGACATCGAGGAGGAGCTGCGGCACCTGTTCGCCGCCCTGAGCTGA
- a CDS encoding response regulator — protein sequence MGENAVYARSRQVSQSRSVPVVSSPVVSWKESRKRPVMFQGQVLVIENLRERRQLLCDMLSQERFEAGAVEDARDAVQLLSQELVSGRGKMPELIICNARMLGDAGLAALEWLSAYHPEVPIILLSAFTTPKMRERMARIDGAYVLDQSFDLEDVRSAAVSLAASRQTTV from the coding sequence ATGGGAGAGAATGCGGTGTACGCGCGGAGCAGGCAGGTCTCGCAGTCGCGGTCGGTGCCGGTGGTGTCCTCGCCGGTGGTGTCTTGGAAGGAGTCCCGGAAGCGTCCGGTCATGTTCCAGGGTCAGGTACTGGTGATCGAGAACCTCAGAGAGCGTCGCCAGCTGCTGTGCGACATGCTCTCGCAGGAGCGCTTCGAGGCCGGGGCCGTCGAGGACGCGCGGGATGCCGTGCAGCTGCTCTCCCAGGAGCTCGTTTCCGGCAGGGGGAAGATGCCGGAGCTCATCATCTGCAACGCGCGGATGCTGGGGGACGCCGGACTGGCGGCGCTCGAGTGGCTGAGCGCGTACCACCCCGAAGTGCCCATCATCCTCCTGAGCGCCTTCACCACGCCGAAGATGCGCGAGCGGATGGCGCGGATCGACGGGGCCTACGTGCTCGATCAGTCCTTCGATCTGGAGGACGTGCGGTCCGCGGCCGTCTCGCTGGCGGCCTCGCGTCAGACGACCGTCTAG